TGGGTTCTCCAACAAGTAGTGGAATCGCTGGTAGTTCTTGAGCAGATACTTGGGAGCATACATGTGCTCCTTGGGGTCAGCAGGGGGATACTCCTGCGTAGTACCATCAAACCACCCACCAGTTCGGATCAGCTCCCGGATATAATTGAGGTCTCGTTTATCCTCATAGTCACCCCAGCGGGGGAAGTCCCCATTCTGGGCTGACACCAGTTTGAAGTAGATCCCCTCTGGGGTGAAACACCAGGAGCAGTGCCAGCCAGCAAAGTGGAGGGGGCTGCCCAGCGACCACTGCACCAGGATGTGTCCTGTACTGTTCTCATACTGCCGAAAGCCAGGCATGGTGTAGTACTCGCGGCGCCGCAGACGGATGCCGTCAGTAGCGTAGAcagcctgcagcatccccatAGTGCAGCCTGAGACCACCTCCAAGGTGCCTGGTTGCTTCCAGAAGAAGCCGTAGAGCGACTTGCGCATGTGAAAGGCAAAGGGCTCCGTCCAGCCATCATAGAGCTTGAGGAAGAGGACGCCGTCACGGGCCGGGATCTCATCGGCATCATCGATGATGAAGACATCGTCCGGGCGCAGGTTGCGGAGGCGAGAGACACCGTCCCGGGTGAGAAAGGTGCGCAGGTAATCGTCAGCGATCCAGCCGTCCTGGCGACCGCCGGCGGGGAAGTGGTCCAGGAAGACGTAGAGCACCTTGTGGCGGATGTAGTCGTAGGAGCCATTGAGGAGCATCTCGCGGAACTTGAGGGGCCGCGGCTCTCCGTAGGCCGTGAAGTTCGACTCGCACACCACAAAGACGTCCACCACGTCTCCCAGCTCGTGGAAGCGGACATCCAGTAGGTCAAACTCATGGTTGATGTTGATAGCGTTGATGACCCGCCGGGGGGTCTCCCGTGGCACCAGGCGGTCCTTGGTGGGCAGGTTGGAGTACTGGACCACGGTGGGAACGCCACAGCTGGGGCCGTGCCAGCCCGGCAAGCACATACACTCCACCCACTTGCGCCGCTTGGTCTGGGAGCTTAGCGGCTTGCGAGCGGGCCGCCCCGAGGCCGCGCCATCCGCTCGCTCCTCCGGCCGCCCTCCCGTGGGTGGCTTCTCCAACACCTTGGTGCCTGGTTTAAAGCAGACGCCGCCGGCTTTGGTGCGGACAAAATATTCTGTCGTGTCTTCCGGCAGCACAAAGTTGGCTTTGTGCAGCTCTTcgctggctctgctgggaggcaggggctggagcaagGGCGAGTGGGAGTACAGGGGTGTGCGGAGGAGCTCTGCGCCCCCTGGCTCAGGGCTAACCTGTGGCGTGACGGGGGCATTGTTCCAGAAGAAGCTGGAGACAAGGTTGGGACTAAGTGAAGCCAGGTCCCGGGGGAAGGTGACATAGGAAAGGGCCTTCAGGAAGTGCAAGAAGGAGATGAGGCAGAGACCAGCCATGCAGAGAGTCAGAAAGAGCTTATGGCGTCTCATCTTCATCCTGTGGAAAAGCCACAAAAAGGAAAGTCATGGTCAGTAATTACCAGGGTGCAAAAAGTTTATCGTTGATAGGAAGACAGGTTGGGGGTGCCAGAAAGCAAGTACAAACTCAGCATGCATCTTTCAAGACTTGAATCCAAAACAACTCCCCCCACCCTCTGCCAACTTCAGTGGGCCTCTTGCCTTGGCTGGGTTATGCCAAGCTGAGCCTCTTCTAGATCAGTTAGAGCCTTATAATCCcacaaagacaggaaaggtGCTGGTGATGGGCTAGAGAGAcaggaaattcagaaaagcaagaattcACAATCTAATGAACTCACCACTCTTGGCAGATTTTCCCCCATCCGTtgacagaaacaaacacaggcCTTCTCAGGCCTTGAATCACCAGAAGGTCAGGGGAAGATAaagagagagcagagagcaagAGGGATGAGAGGGAGTAGAGGGTAACGCAGTTGAAACTCAACCAGAATAAGAGAGGCAGTCTTAAGGGACTAAGATCATTAGCCAGGCTGCCAAGACCAGGAAAACACCTACACTCCCCAGATCTCTCCAATGTTTGCTCACAACACACACCCTAAAAAATCCTTGTTCCTAGGAAATGCTAGCCGAGTCCGTATGGGGaacagagagggggaaaaaaaaaaaaaaaaagattatcgCTTTTACTCTCCCCCCCCTCTTTCTCAAGTCCACTACGTCTCCAGATGTCTCCCtttacttctcattttctatGGACCAGATGGTGAGTTTTTCTGCATCTGGATCAAGGCAGCTATAAAAAACCACCTCGCTGTCTCTGCTGGTAATACACTGCCATCATGATTGATCCATGTCAAGCCAGCAAGAAGCCAGTGGTGTTCAGCCCTTTGAACAGCAAGAAATACAACCTTCATCCTCTCCCTATACCACCTCCCTTCTTCCAGCCCATGCCGGGAGTGTGGAGCTGCTGTCAGGCAGAAAAAATGATTGAATATTACAATccagaaaaatgacaaaaaaaagaaaaaaaacaacctcactCAATACTTCACCACAGAGAACAAGGAAAGGCATTTGCATTCTGCTGTTTAGGGAAGGCTGGGA
This genomic window from Cygnus olor isolate bCygOlo1 chromosome 1, bCygOlo1.pri.v2, whole genome shotgun sequence contains:
- the MGAT3 gene encoding beta-1,4-mannosyl-glycoprotein 4-beta-N-acetylglucosaminyltransferase is translated as MKMRRHKLFLTLCMAGLCLISFLHFLKALSYVTFPRDLASLSPNLVSSFFWNNAPVTPQVSPEPGGAELLRTPLYSHSPLLQPLPPSRASEELHKANFVLPEDTTEYFVRTKAGGVCFKPGTKVLEKPPTGGRPEERADGAASGRPARKPLSSQTKRRKWVECMCLPGWHGPSCGVPTVVQYSNLPTKDRLVPRETPRRVINAININHEFDLLDVRFHELGDVVDVFVVCESNFTAYGEPRPLKFREMLLNGSYDYIRHKVLYVFLDHFPAGGRQDGWIADDYLRTFLTRDGVSRLRNLRPDDVFIIDDADEIPARDGVLFLKLYDGWTEPFAFHMRKSLYGFFWKQPGTLEVVSGCTMGMLQAVYATDGIRLRRREYYTMPGFRQYENSTGHILVQWSLGSPLHFAGWHCSWCFTPEGIYFKLVSAQNGDFPRWGDYEDKRDLNYIRELIRTGGWFDGTTQEYPPADPKEHMYAPKYLLKNYQRFHYLLENPYRKAEGAG